One Mesorhizobium loti genomic window carries:
- a CDS encoding glycine cleavage system protein T, protein MTQATRKKPVAKTPDVAVSTRIAAQSHFRTLRLGTPFQPRLDALAKTQDWYNWAGYRAPHSLWDEELEYFAIRSQAALFDISPMTKYRIEGPDAEAFLDRVTLRDVTKLRPGRVHYTAWCDDEGFVLDDGTLFRLSPIRFRLCSQERHLPWLLDSAIGFDVTVEEETEAVAGLALQGPTSFAVLRDAGFAGVDNLKIFDLGEFAHDGGTVTISRTGFTGDLGYELFVPADKALSLWDRLMTAGELRGIRAIGYTALNRARLEAGLIVANADFTTAEHAIRTDRLRRPDEIGLGFMVDPEKGHFNGRRAILEARAKRKLRQVLVGLEIEGNIPAEHAIVYYKKSQEIGLVSAAMWSPMAKRNIAIASLARPYGDTVVEDLWVEIYAMRELQYQKLMKRAKVVARPFIKLDRRTANPPADF, encoded by the coding sequence ATGACCCAGGCAACCAGGAAGAAGCCCGTTGCAAAGACGCCCGATGTGGCCGTTTCCACTCGCATCGCCGCGCAATCACATTTCCGCACGCTGCGCCTCGGCACGCCGTTCCAGCCGCGTCTCGACGCGCTGGCCAAAACCCAGGATTGGTACAATTGGGCCGGCTACCGCGCGCCGCATTCGCTGTGGGACGAGGAGCTGGAATATTTCGCCATTCGCAGCCAAGCGGCTTTGTTCGACATCTCACCGATGACCAAATACCGGATCGAGGGGCCGGATGCCGAGGCCTTCCTCGATCGTGTCACGCTGCGCGATGTCACCAAGCTCAGGCCCGGCCGCGTCCATTACACGGCGTGGTGCGACGACGAAGGTTTTGTCCTCGACGACGGCACGCTGTTCAGGCTCTCACCGATACGCTTTCGGCTGTGCTCACAGGAACGGCATCTGCCGTGGCTGCTCGACAGTGCCATCGGATTCGATGTGACGGTCGAGGAAGAAACCGAGGCCGTCGCAGGGCTCGCCTTGCAAGGGCCAACCTCCTTCGCCGTGCTGCGCGATGCCGGCTTCGCCGGCGTCGACAATCTCAAGATCTTCGACCTAGGCGAGTTCGCCCATGATGGCGGCACTGTCACCATCTCGCGCACCGGCTTCACCGGCGACCTCGGCTATGAACTCTTCGTGCCGGCCGACAAGGCGCTGAGCCTGTGGGACCGGCTGATGACGGCGGGCGAGCTGCGCGGCATCCGCGCCATCGGCTACACCGCACTCAATCGTGCCCGGCTCGAGGCCGGGCTGATCGTCGCCAATGCCGACTTCACCACCGCCGAACATGCCATCCGCACCGACCGCTTGCGCAGGCCCGACGAGATCGGCCTCGGTTTCATGGTCGATCCGGAAAAAGGCCATTTCAACGGCCGCCGCGCCATTCTCGAAGCGCGTGCCAAACGCAAGCTGCGCCAAGTGCTGGTTGGGCTGGAGATCGAAGGCAACATCCCGGCCGAACACGCCATCGTCTACTACAAGAAAAGCCAGGAGATCGGCCTGGTCAGCGCCGCCATGTGGTCGCCAATGGCCAAGCGCAACATCGCCATCGCCTCGCTGGCGCGGCCCTATGGTGATACTGTCGTGGAAGACCTCTGGGTGGAGATCTACGCCATGCGCGAGCTGCAGTACCAGAAGCTGATGAAGCGGGCCAAGGTGGTGGCGCGGCCCTTCATCAAACTCGACCGCCGCACCGCCAATCCGCCGGCGGATTTCTGA
- a CDS encoding membrane dipeptidase, with product MPTNEPNDPLMTETDLVPVFDGHNDTLLRLYQSKDRDVEKLFVEGQSGGHIDVPRAKAGGFAGGMFAIFPPPVEKARRSAVPLAPSDSEPLPPEVPRADALNSTIAMASILFRLERAGALAVCRTAGDVRNAMAKGTIAAVFHIEGVEAIDPELTMLDVLHAAGLRSLGIVWSRPNAFGNGVPFRFPSSPDTGPGLTDAGKALVKACNELKIMIDLSHLNEKGFRDVAGLSDAPLVATHSNVHALCTHSRNLTDWQLGAIRESGGMVGLNFATGFLREDGRMNADTSLDIMVRHVDSLLQALGEDGVGLGSDFDGAMIPAVIGDVAGLPKLIDALAARGFGQALIEKIAYRNWLSMLERTIG from the coding sequence GTGCCGACAAACGAACCGAATGATCCCCTGATGACCGAAACCGACCTCGTCCCCGTCTTCGACGGCCACAATGATACGCTGCTCAGGCTGTATCAGTCGAAGGACAGGGACGTCGAAAAGCTGTTCGTCGAAGGCCAGTCGGGCGGTCATATCGACGTGCCGCGCGCCAAGGCGGGCGGCTTCGCCGGCGGCATGTTCGCCATCTTCCCACCGCCCGTCGAGAAGGCCAGGCGCAGCGCCGTGCCCTTGGCGCCGAGCGACAGCGAGCCACTGCCGCCGGAGGTGCCGCGCGCCGATGCGCTCAACTCGACGATCGCCATGGCCTCGATCCTGTTTCGGCTGGAACGGGCCGGGGCGCTTGCCGTCTGCCGCACTGCCGGCGATGTGCGCAACGCCATGGCCAAAGGCACGATCGCCGCGGTGTTCCACATCGAAGGCGTCGAGGCGATCGATCCTGAACTCACCATGCTCGACGTGCTGCATGCCGCCGGCCTGCGCTCGCTCGGCATCGTCTGGAGCCGGCCGAACGCCTTCGGCAACGGCGTGCCGTTCCGCTTTCCATCCTCGCCGGACACCGGCCCAGGGCTGACCGATGCCGGCAAGGCGCTGGTCAAGGCGTGCAACGAACTGAAGATCATGATCGATCTTTCGCATCTCAACGAGAAGGGTTTTCGCGATGTCGCCGGTCTCAGCGACGCGCCGCTGGTCGCCACCCACTCCAACGTGCATGCGCTCTGCACCCATTCGCGCAATCTCACCGACTGGCAACTCGGCGCCATACGCGAGTCCGGCGGCATGGTGGGGCTGAACTTCGCCACCGGCTTCCTGCGCGAGGACGGCCGCATGAATGCCGACACCAGCCTCGACATCATGGTGCGCCATGTCGATTCCCTGCTGCAGGCGCTGGGCGAGGACGGCGTCGGTCTCGGTTCGGATTTCGACGGCGCGATGATCCCGGCCGTCATCGGCGACGTCGCCGGCCTGCCGAAACTGATCGATGCGCTGGCCGCGCGTGGTTTCGGCCAGGCGCTGATCGAGAAGATCGCTTACCGCAATTGGTTGAGCATGCTCGAAAGAACCATTGGATAA
- a CDS encoding acetyltransferase: protein MPDQLPEIELEDRGSKGRYVLRGPGGAEAEMTFTKIGEHQIIIDHTEVPDAFRGQGAGLRLVTRAVEDARAAGKKIIPLCPFANAQFRRHAEWADVLKQ from the coding sequence ATGCCCGACCAACTGCCTGAAATCGAACTGGAAGACCGCGGCTCGAAAGGGCGCTATGTACTGCGCGGACCTGGTGGCGCCGAGGCCGAGATGACCTTCACCAAGATCGGCGAACACCAGATCATCATCGACCACACCGAAGTGCCGGATGCGTTTCGCGGCCAGGGTGCCGGGCTTCGGCTCGTCACCCGTGCTGTGGAGGATGCCCGCGCGGCAGGCAAGAAGATCATCCCACTTTGCCCGTTCGCCAACGCCCAGTTCCGCCGCCACGCGGAATGGGCTGACGTGCTGAAGCAGTAG
- a CDS encoding phospholipase/carboxylesterase, which translates to MSKDAYIHKVLPGSPGGPMLFVFHGTGGDESQLLSPGRDLVPQATIISPRGDVSEYGAARFFRRTGEGVYDMDDLARGTSKMAEFVKAHVEAAKPSAVLGLGYSNGANILASVVFAEPGLFDATVLMHPLIPFEPQVNGSLAGRHMLLTAGKRDPICPPNLTTRLEAYLRADGADVTVEWHEGGHEVRPNEIEGARRLFAGVA; encoded by the coding sequence ATGAGCAAGGACGCTTACATCCACAAAGTGCTGCCCGGTTCGCCGGGCGGCCCCATGCTTTTCGTCTTTCACGGCACCGGCGGTGACGAGAGCCAGCTTCTGTCGCCGGGGCGCGATCTCGTGCCCCAGGCCACCATCATCTCGCCGCGCGGCGATGTGTCCGAATATGGCGCGGCGCGCTTCTTTCGCCGCACCGGCGAGGGTGTCTACGACATGGACGACCTGGCGCGGGGGACGAGCAAGATGGCTGAATTCGTCAAGGCACATGTCGAAGCGGCGAAACCCTCGGCGGTGCTTGGCCTCGGCTATTCCAACGGCGCCAACATACTGGCGTCCGTGGTGTTCGCCGAGCCCGGGCTGTTTGACGCTACGGTGCTGATGCATCCGCTGATCCCGTTCGAACCGCAGGTAAACGGCAGCCTCGCCGGTCGCCACATGCTGCTAACCGCCGGCAAGCGCGATCCGATCTGCCCGCCGAACCTGACGACGCGGCTCGAGGCCTATTTGCGTGCAGACGGTGCCGATGTCACAGTGGAATGGCACGAAGGCGGGCACGAGGTGCGGCCAAATGAAATCGAAGGAGCCCGGCGGCTTTTCGCCGGGGTCGCCTAG
- a CDS encoding ring-cleaving dioxygenase protein, with protein sequence MLDQIKGLHHVTSMAKDARQNNDFFTHKLGLRRVKKTVNFDAPDVYHLYYGDEAGTPGSVMTYFPFPNIGKGRHGVGEVGTTVYSVPEGTLAYWEKRFADEGVSGVSREESFGEKRLSFAGPDGDGFALVEDKADSRAPWAKGGVPADEAIRGFHSVSLRLKDGGATEELLKFMGYEEVDKSGNVRRLAVKNGNGADVVDIESLPTAAFADLGAGSVHHVAFAVENRAKQLEVRKALMDTGYGVTPVIDRDYFWAIYFRTPGGVLFEVATNEPGFDRDEDTAHLGEALKLPTQHQHLRPYLEQHLQKLEG encoded by the coding sequence ATGCTCGACCAGATCAAGGGCCTGCATCACGTCACCTCGATGGCCAAGGATGCGCGCCAGAACAATGATTTCTTCACCCACAAGCTCGGCCTGCGCCGGGTCAAAAAGACAGTCAATTTCGACGCGCCGGACGTCTACCACCTCTATTATGGCGACGAGGCCGGCACGCCCGGTTCGGTGATGACCTATTTTCCGTTTCCCAACATCGGCAAGGGCCGTCACGGGGTCGGCGAAGTCGGCACCACGGTCTACTCCGTGCCGGAAGGCACACTCGCCTATTGGGAAAAGCGCTTCGCCGACGAAGGCGTGAGCGGCGTTTCCCGCGAGGAGAGTTTTGGTGAGAAGCGGCTCAGCTTTGCCGGCCCGGACGGCGACGGTTTCGCGCTCGTCGAGGACAAGGCCGATAGCCGCGCGCCCTGGGCGAAAGGCGGTGTTCCGGCCGACGAAGCGATCCGTGGCTTTCACTCGGTTTCGCTCAGGCTGAAGGACGGCGGCGCCACTGAGGAACTGTTGAAATTCATGGGCTACGAGGAAGTCGACAAATCAGGCAATGTCCGGCGGCTCGCCGTGAAGAACGGCAATGGCGCCGATGTCGTCGACATCGAATCGCTGCCGACCGCGGCCTTCGCCGATCTCGGCGCCGGCTCGGTGCATCACGTCGCCTTCGCCGTCGAGAACCGCGCCAAGCAGCTCGAAGTGCGCAAGGCGCTGATGGATACGGGCTATGGGGTGACGCCGGTGATCGACCGCGATTATTTCTGGGCGATCTATTTCCGCACGCCGGGCGGCGTTCTGTTCGAAGTCGCCACCAACGAGCCGGGTTTCGACAGGGATGAGGACACCGCGCATCTGGGAGAAGCGCTGAAGCTGCCGACGCAGCACCAGCATTTGCGGCCCTATCTCGAACAGCATCTGCAGAAGCTGGAAGGCTAA
- a CDS encoding phosphonate monoester hydrolase has translation MKTPNADALAAEGVLFKRHYGGAAPCSPARACLYTGLYQMNNRVCRNGTPLDARHGNIAQHARSIGYDPTLFGYTDVSLDPRLLAPRDPRLKSYEGVLPGFTARQLLPEHQKQWLSWLKLQGIDASAGFPDIHRPVDEENDADAVTEAPPIYSKDHTPAAFLVGEFRRWLGEQEQATPWFAHLSFISPHPPFIVPEPYNTQYDPADGPAFHRAESWRAEAQSHPYLAYDLSRQKRAKFRPGAAGKVHDWSEDDFRRIRAIYYGMISEVDAQLGLIWQALKALGSWDDTIIALTSDHAEMMGDHFMLGKGGYFDGSYHIPLIIRDPRHGKAAGSTVDRFTEAVDIFPTLIDLLGEAPEPHLDGWSLKPFLSGGTPAIWRDAAHWEFDFRSIADGEAETHFGIASRQCNLAVIRTKKFKYVHFGGGLPPLLFNVETDPGELTNLATSAAHLSTRLEFAERLLAWRAEHLDQSLALAELTENGVAGHVSKAARE, from the coding sequence GTGAAGACGCCGAACGCCGACGCGCTGGCCGCCGAGGGCGTGCTGTTCAAGCGCCACTATGGCGGCGCCGCGCCCTGTTCGCCGGCGCGCGCCTGCCTCTACACCGGCCTCTATCAGATGAACAACCGCGTCTGCCGGAACGGCACGCCGCTCGACGCCCGTCATGGCAACATCGCCCAGCACGCGCGCAGCATAGGCTACGATCCGACGCTGTTCGGCTATACCGACGTGTCGCTCGATCCGCGCCTGCTGGCGCCCCGTGATCCAAGGCTGAAAAGCTATGAAGGCGTGCTGCCGGGATTCACGGCGCGCCAGCTGCTGCCCGAGCACCAGAAGCAGTGGCTGTCCTGGCTGAAGCTGCAAGGCATCGATGCCAGCGCCGGATTTCCGGACATCCACCGTCCCGTCGATGAGGAAAACGACGCCGACGCAGTGACCGAGGCGCCGCCAATCTATTCGAAAGACCATACGCCGGCGGCTTTCCTTGTCGGTGAGTTCCGCCGCTGGCTTGGCGAGCAGGAGCAGGCCACGCCCTGGTTCGCGCATCTCTCCTTCATCAGCCCACATCCACCCTTCATCGTGCCGGAACCCTACAACACACAATACGATCCGGCCGACGGCCCGGCTTTTCACCGCGCGGAGAGCTGGCGGGCTGAAGCGCAAAGCCATCCCTATCTCGCCTATGATCTCAGCCGGCAGAAACGCGCGAAGTTCCGCCCTGGCGCCGCGGGCAAAGTGCACGACTGGAGCGAGGATGATTTCCGCCGCATCCGGGCGATTTATTACGGCATGATCTCGGAGGTCGACGCACAGCTTGGCTTGATATGGCAGGCGCTCAAGGCTTTGGGTTCATGGGATGACACCATCATTGCTCTCACCTCGGACCATGCCGAGATGATGGGCGACCATTTCATGCTGGGCAAGGGCGGCTACTTCGACGGCAGCTACCACATCCCGCTGATCATTCGCGACCCGCGACATGGCAAGGCGGCTGGCAGCACGGTCGATCGCTTCACCGAGGCGGTAGACATCTTCCCCACGCTTATAGACCTGCTTGGCGAGGCGCCCGAACCGCATCTCGACGGATGGTCACTCAAACCGTTCCTGAGCGGTGGAACCCCCGCCATCTGGCGTGACGCCGCGCATTGGGAGTTCGACTTCCGCTCGATCGCGGATGGCGAAGCCGAAACGCATTTCGGCATTGCCTCGCGCCAGTGCAACCTGGCTGTCATCCGCACCAAGAAATTCAAATACGTGCATTTTGGCGGCGGCTTGCCACCCTTGCTTTTCAACGTCGAGACCGACCCTGGCGAACTGACCAACCTCGCCACCAGCGCCGCGCATCTGTCCACCCGTCTGGAATTCGCCGAGCGGCTTCTCGCCTGGCGGGCCGAACATCTCGACCAGTCGCTGGCGCTGGCGGAGCTGACGGAAAATGGCGTGGCGGGACATGTGAGCAAGGCAGCACGGGAATAG
- a CDS encoding PRC-barrel domain-containing protein produces the protein MIRTLLATTALATLIATGAFAQTATTPAPADAPAVQAPAAVAPVPRAEGSIVTNIIGESVYNGTGDDAENIGKVSDVVFDKDGMAKSVVIGVGGFLGVGAKNVAFDYDKLQWAEKNGDRWLVAQTTKDELTAHPEFDSKTYGPAPAPAASTDAAAPTAPSATDTAQAPAAAPAEPVKRADGNLATNIIGETVYNGTGDDAQNIGSVNDIVLSKEGKAESLVIGVGGFLGLGAKNVTYDFNKAQWAEKNGDRWLVAQTTKEELQAQPDFNRKAYDPLPATTASNEPAPAAPAVAPADKTAEAPAATTPDATAPDQTQTAAIDKSTLTEMPVGEIRGDDLKGATVYGANDAKVGEIGDVVLTPDKKTDAVIVNVGGFLGIGEKEVAVGLDNLKFMTDKNGKKYLYTTFTKEQLEAQPAYDKGSYAEKRDQQRMIVK, from the coding sequence ATGATACGCACCCTTTTAGCCACGACCGCACTCGCAACGCTGATCGCGACGGGCGCCTTTGCGCAGACCGCGACGACCCCGGCTCCCGCCGACGCTCCTGCCGTTCAGGCGCCTGCCGCAGTCGCTCCAGTGCCACGCGCCGAAGGCAGCATCGTCACCAACATCATCGGCGAATCCGTCTATAACGGTACCGGCGATGATGCTGAGAACATCGGCAAGGTCAGCGATGTCGTCTTCGACAAGGACGGCATGGCGAAATCCGTCGTCATTGGCGTCGGTGGCTTTCTGGGCGTCGGGGCGAAGAATGTCGCCTTCGACTACGACAAGCTGCAGTGGGCCGAGAAGAACGGCGACCGCTGGCTGGTTGCCCAGACCACGAAGGACGAACTGACGGCGCATCCGGAATTCGACAGCAAGACCTATGGACCCGCGCCGGCACCCGCCGCTTCGACGGATGCGGCAGCGCCCACGGCGCCTTCGGCCACGGATACCGCACAAGCTCCTGCCGCCGCTCCGGCCGAGCCGGTGAAGCGTGCTGATGGCAACCTTGCCACCAACATCATTGGCGAGACCGTCTACAACGGTACCGGCGATGACGCGCAGAACATCGGCAGCGTCAACGACATCGTGCTGAGCAAAGAGGGCAAGGCGGAATCCCTGGTCATCGGCGTCGGTGGTTTCCTCGGCCTCGGCGCCAAGAATGTCACCTATGACTTCAACAAGGCGCAGTGGGCCGAGAAGAACGGCGACCGCTGGCTGGTAGCCCAGACCACCAAGGAAGAGCTGCAGGCGCAGCCGGATTTCAACCGCAAGGCCTATGATCCGCTGCCGGCAACGACGGCTTCAAATGAGCCGGCTCCGGCCGCTCCTGCTGTCGCACCGGCGGATAAGACAGCCGAGGCCCCTGCTGCTACGACCCCCGATGCCACCGCTCCCGACCAGACACAGACCGCGGCCATCGACAAGTCGACGCTGACCGAGATGCCAGTCGGTGAGATCAGGGGTGACGATCTGAAGGGCGCGACTGTCTATGGCGCCAATGACGCCAAGGTCGGGGAGATCGGCGATGTCGTGCTGACGCCCGACAAGAAGACCGATGCGGTGATCGTCAATGTCGGCGGCTTCCTCGGCATCGGCGAGAAGGAAGTGGCGGTCGGCCTGGATAATCTCAAATTCATGACCGACAAGAACGGCAAGAAATATCTCTACACCACCTTCACGAAGGAACAGCTCGAGGCGCAGCCTGCCTATGACAAGGGCAGCTATGCCGAGAAGCGCGATCAGCAGCGGATGATTGTGAAGTAG
- a CDS encoding multidrug resistance protein BmrU, translated as MKFAAVLNRDGGTLRTTDLAAFSDRMRQTLEAAGHSLSIDVVAGKDVVEGLDSAASRRAVDVVLAAGGDGTISAAAARLMGKKKALAILPAGTMNLFARGLGIPQSLDAALKSLADGGIIAVDMATANGRPFVHQFSVGMHAKMVQLRQGMEFGSRLGKIGASAKAAWATIKNPPAMNVTLTIGKAEMTARISGIGVTNNLFGEGHLPYADNPSGGVLGIYVTVAQQRAELVKFLFNVARGKWRDNEHVEIHQADRTVLKIHSGSRKFRAVMDGELVRLERETTIEIRPGALNVLVPTSIAEAKAA; from the coding sequence ATGAAATTTGCTGCGGTGCTGAACCGGGATGGCGGCACCTTGCGCACCACCGACCTCGCCGCCTTCTCCGACAGGATGCGTCAGACGCTGGAAGCCGCAGGCCATTCCTTGAGCATTGATGTGGTTGCCGGCAAGGATGTGGTGGAAGGTCTTGACAGTGCCGCTTCGCGCCGTGCCGTCGATGTCGTGCTGGCCGCTGGCGGTGACGGAACCATTTCAGCGGCGGCCGCAAGGCTGATGGGCAAGAAAAAGGCGCTTGCCATCCTGCCGGCCGGCACCATGAACCTGTTCGCGCGTGGCCTCGGCATTCCGCAGTCGCTCGATGCCGCGCTGAAATCCTTAGCTGACGGTGGGATCATCGCCGTCGACATGGCCACCGCCAACGGCCGGCCCTTCGTTCATCAATTCTCGGTCGGCATGCATGCCAAGATGGTGCAGTTGCGCCAAGGAATGGAATTCGGCTCGCGCCTGGGCAAGATCGGAGCTTCGGCCAAGGCGGCGTGGGCGACGATCAAGAATCCGCCAGCGATGAACGTCACGCTCACCATCGGCAAGGCTGAGATGACGGCGCGCATCTCAGGCATCGGCGTCACCAACAATCTGTTCGGTGAAGGCCATTTGCCTTATGCGGACAACCCATCGGGTGGCGTGCTCGGCATCTATGTCACGGTGGCGCAGCAGCGCGCTGAGCTGGTGAAATTCCTCTTCAATGTGGCGCGCGGCAAATGGCGCGACAACGAACATGTCGAAATCCATCAGGCCGATCGCACCGTCCTGAAAATCCATTCCGGCAGCAGAAAGTTCCGCGCCGTCATGGATGGCGAACTGGTCAGGCTCGAGCGTGAGACGACGATCGAAATCCGGCCCGGCGCGCTGAATGTTCTGGTGCCGACCAGCATTGCCGAGGCAAAGGCCGCCTGA
- a CDS encoding signal transduction histidine kinase has translation MNSKVEIGASLPAEVALAVNAEDRLAVLHGLDILDTAADPDFDRISSLAAAVMQAPIALVTLVDLERQWFKSCFGLDQTETATDISFCAHAIAAGDDPMVVTDATTDPRFKANPLVTGKHHVRFYAGAPMVVAGARIGTLCVLDRKPHAFPSQVKLDQLKTLAGLAASLFTLKDATRNGAIAEAALAREEKRRAIALDAASLASWAWDIRTDMIECDVRLSELFNLPRSTRLRARDILTAIDPRDVYQTETRFRDALSGSDDYFGEYRVKGFHPPRWVATRGRVIERDGDGKPTLIFGVNYDISERKLGDERQRLLLRELNHRVKNTLATVQALATQTVRHARQPSEFLEAFGARLQALGIAHNLLSDREWRGIGIRELVQIEIRPFDTADQPRITISGADLLLSPDQAVGLGLILHELASNALQYGSLSIASGKVDVGWKTQGRKGHRRLVLTWRESGGPAVAPPQRHGFGSILIRRSLAKVISSEVTHEFRPEGVFAEISMPLEDLSK, from the coding sequence GTGAACAGCAAGGTGGAAATAGGGGCGAGCCTGCCGGCCGAGGTAGCGCTTGCGGTCAATGCCGAAGACCGGCTGGCCGTGCTGCATGGGCTCGATATTCTGGATACGGCGGCCGACCCGGATTTCGACCGCATCAGCAGCCTTGCCGCGGCGGTAATGCAGGCGCCGATCGCCCTGGTCACGCTGGTCGATCTCGAGCGGCAATGGTTCAAGTCGTGCTTTGGTCTCGACCAGACCGAGACCGCGACCGACATTTCCTTCTGTGCCCATGCCATCGCCGCCGGCGACGATCCCATGGTGGTGACGGACGCGACGACGGACCCGCGCTTCAAAGCCAACCCGCTGGTCACCGGCAAGCATCATGTGCGCTTCTATGCCGGCGCGCCGATGGTGGTGGCAGGAGCCAGGATCGGCACGCTGTGCGTGCTCGACCGCAAGCCGCACGCCTTTCCATCGCAGGTCAAGCTCGACCAGTTGAAGACGCTGGCCGGCCTCGCCGCCAGCCTGTTCACCTTGAAGGACGCGACCCGCAACGGCGCCATCGCCGAGGCCGCCCTGGCGCGCGAGGAGAAGCGGCGCGCCATCGCGCTCGACGCGGCCTCGCTTGCCAGCTGGGCGTGGGATATCCGCACCGACATGATCGAATGCGATGTCCGGCTGTCGGAACTGTTCAACCTGCCGCGCTCGACCCGTCTGCGGGCGCGCGACATCCTGACCGCCATCGATCCGCGCGACGTCTACCAGACCGAAACCCGCTTTCGCGATGCCCTGTCCGGCAGCGATGACTATTTCGGCGAATACCGGGTGAAAGGCTTTCATCCGCCGCGCTGGGTGGCGACGCGCGGCCGCGTCATCGAGCGCGACGGCGATGGCAAGCCGACGCTGATCTTCGGCGTCAACTACGACATCTCCGAACGCAAGCTCGGCGACGAGCGGCAACGGCTTTTGCTGCGCGAACTCAACCACCGTGTCAAGAACACGCTGGCGACCGTCCAGGCGCTGGCGACGCAGACCGTGCGTCATGCCCGCCAGCCGAGCGAATTCCTCGAGGCCTTCGGCGCCCGGCTTCAGGCGCTGGGCATCGCCCACAATCTCTTGTCCGACCGCGAGTGGCGCGGCATCGGCATCCGCGAACTCGTGCAGATCGAGATCAGGCCTTTTGACACCGCCGACCAGCCGCGCATCACCATCTCCGGCGCCGACCTCTTGCTGTCTCCCGATCAGGCCGTCGGCCTGGGACTTATCCTGCACGAACTGGCCAGCAACGCGCTGCAATATGGATCGCTGTCGATTGCATCGGGCAAGGTCGACGTCGGCTGGAAGACACAAGGCAGGAAGGGCCACCGGCGCCTGGTGCTGACCTGGCGCGAAAGCGGCGGACCGGCAGTTGCCCCGCCGCAGCGCCACGGCTTCGGCTCGATCCTCATCCGCCGCAGCCTGGCCAAGGTCATTTCAAGCGAAGTGACGCATGAATTCCGGCCGGAAGGCGTCTTCGCCGAAATATCGATGCCGCTGGAAGATCTGTCCAAGTGA
- a CDS encoding transcriptional regulator: protein MPGQNGRALSSRQYPCENCPLRPLPVFREFEKQELAFISKFKTGELAVDKGATVLVEGSHSAHLYTVLSGWAFRYKLLPDGRRQILNYLMPGDLIGLQGSVMGEMQHSVEALSPMLLCVFERDNLHELYRNHPSLGYDITWIASREERMLDENLLSVGRRSAIERAAYLIAFIGSRAKVVGLNGKRSIQIPITQQHIADTLGLSLVHTNKTIRKLMDRKLILWRDGGCEVVDSEGLKQLAGWEGLGEGRRPLI from the coding sequence ATGCCAGGGCAGAACGGGCGCGCTTTATCCAGCCGACAGTATCCCTGCGAGAATTGCCCGTTGCGGCCCTTGCCGGTCTTTCGGGAGTTCGAAAAACAGGAACTCGCCTTCATCAGTAAGTTCAAGACCGGGGAACTGGCGGTCGACAAGGGCGCCACGGTCCTCGTGGAAGGGAGCCACAGCGCCCATCTCTACACGGTGCTGTCCGGCTGGGCGTTCCGCTACAAGCTGTTGCCGGACGGCCGCCGACAAATCCTCAACTACCTCATGCCCGGCGATCTCATCGGCCTGCAAGGCAGTGTCATGGGGGAAATGCAGCATTCCGTCGAGGCCCTGTCGCCGATGCTGCTGTGCGTCTTCGAGCGCGACAATCTGCACGAACTCTACCGCAACCATCCCAGCCTCGGCTACGATATCACCTGGATCGCGTCACGCGAAGAACGCATGCTGGACGAGAACCTGCTCAGCGTCGGCCGCCGCAGCGCGATCGAACGCGCCGCCTATCTTATCGCCTTCATCGGCAGCCGTGCCAAAGTCGTCGGACTGAACGGCAAGCGATCCATTCAGATCCCGATCACGCAGCAGCACATCGCCGATACGCTTGGCCTGTCGCTGGTTCACACCAACAAGACGATCCGCAAACTGATGGATCGCAAGCTGATCCTCTGGCGCGATGGTGGTTGCGAGGTCGTCGATTCCGAAGGGCTCAAGCAGCTCGCCGGCTGGGAAGGGCTGGGCGAGGGGCGTCGCCCCTTGATCTGA
- a CDS encoding response regulator receiver protein, with product MPTLLDGLRILVLEDEFLIAMDVEQLCRDHGAQEVVIARDLAEIDGRKVATQFDAAIVDLMLGGTSTLEFAAGLRETGVPFVFASGYSDADEIKASFPGVRLVSKPYSGEDLVEAVALAYGRGSPG from the coding sequence GTGCCCACATTGCTTGACGGATTGCGGATTCTTGTCCTGGAGGACGAATTCCTCATCGCCATGGATGTCGAGCAGCTTTGCCGCGACCATGGCGCCCAGGAGGTGGTGATCGCCCGCGACCTTGCCGAGATCGATGGCCGAAAGGTCGCAACACAATTCGACGCGGCCATCGTCGATCTGATGCTGGGCGGCACCTCGACGCTCGAATTCGCCGCCGGTCTGCGTGAGACAGGCGTCCCTTTCGTGTTTGCCTCCGGCTATTCGGACGCGGACGAGATCAAGGCATCCTTTCCGGGGGTAAGGCTGGTCAGCAAACCGTACTCAGGCGAGGATCTCGTCGAAGCGGTGGCGCTGGCCTATGGACGCGGCTCTCCCGGGTGA